A stretch of Fusarium poae strain DAOMC 252244 chromosome 2, whole genome shotgun sequence DNA encodes these proteins:
- the ARF6 gene encoding ADP-ribosylation factor, Arf Arf6 (BUSCO:50460at5125) has translation MGGQFSKMMGKIFGSKEMRLLMLGLDAAGKTTILYKLKLGQDVTTIPTVGFNVETVTYKNVKFNVWDVGGQDKIRPLWRHYFSGTQGLIFVIDSSDRNRMEEARQELHRIINDREMKDSLLLVFANKQDLAEAMKPQEVTEALQLSKLKDKVWYVVPSCATTGEGLLEGLAWLSNNVKAPPTPAKK, from the exons ATGGGCGGTCAATTCTCAAAGATGATGGGCAAGATCTTCGGATCAAAGGAGATGCGCCTTCTCATGCTCGGTCTCGACGCCGCCGGAAAGACAACCATCCTctacaagctcaagctcggCCAGGACGTTACTACTATTCCCACCGTTGGCTTCAACGTCGAGACCGTTACCTACAAGAACGTCAAGTTCAACGTCTGGGATGTCGGTGGTCAGGACAAGATTCGACCTCTGTGGAGGCATTACTTTAGTG GAACGCAGGGTCTTATCTTTGTTATCGACTCATCCGACAGAAACAGAATGGAGGAGGCTAGACAAGAACTTCACCGCATCATCAATGATCGCGAGATGAAGGATAGTCTACTACTCGTGTTTGCCAACAAGCAAGATTTGGCAGAGG CCATGAAGCCCCAAGAAGTTACCGAGGCTCTTCAACtctccaagctcaaggacAAGGTCTGGTACGTGGTACCCAGCTGCGCTACCACAGGTGAAGGTCTGTTGGAAGGTCTGGCGTGGCTTAGCAACAACGTCAAGGCTCCTCCAACCCCAGCCAAGAAGTAg
- the SSN3 gene encoding cyclin-dependent protein kinase (BUSCO:23919at5125) has protein sequence MSITNPPTGASGPGSVGLGVVRGLKRSVQATFEEPHDRSTGYQPKVRITDRYRIIGFISSGTYGRVYKAVGRNGKPVGEFAIKKFKPDKEGEQISYTGISQSAVREMSLCSELHHHNVIRLCEIMLEDKCIFMVFEYAEHDLLQIIHHHTQQPRHPIPPATIKSIMFQLLNGCQYLHTNWVLHRDLKPANIMVTSSGEVKIGDLGLARRFDKPLHSLFSGDKVVVTIWYRAPELILGSCHYTPAIDMWAIGCIFAELLSLRPIFKGEEAKMDSKKTVPFQRNQMQKIIEIMGVPTKDKWPLLPTMPEYNQLNTLANTMASSHHGHHGHHHHPHHHGHYGSRNPPPPPPGGSNLEKWYFSTINHTSTPGGAPPLASLGQEGYKLLAGLLEYDPSKRLTAAQALQSPFFSTGDRVSANCFEGCKNEYPCRRVSQDDNDIRTSSLPGTKRSGLPDDTLMRPAKRLKE, from the exons ATGAGCATAACGAATCCGCCGACGGGGGCTTCGGGCCCGGGATCCGTTGGCTTGGGCGTTGTCAGGGGGTTGAAGCGGAGTGTTCAGGCGACTTTTGAAG AACCTCACGATCGTTCTACTGGATATCAGCCCAAAGTCCGCATTACAGATCGGTATCGCATCATCGGTTTCATCAGCTCCGGTACCTATGGACGTGTTTACAAGGCTGTCGGTCGCAATGGAAAGCCCGTTGGCGAGTTCGCCATCAAAAAGTTCAAGCCTGACAAGGAAGGCGAGCAGATTAGCTACACAGGCATCTCGCAGAGTGCTGTCCGTGAGATGAGTCTGTGCAGCGAACTTCACCATCACAATGTCATCCGTCTTTGTGAGATTATGCTAGAAGACAAGTGCATCTTTATGGTCTTTGAGTACGCAGAGCATGATTTGCTTCAGATTATTCATCACCATACTCAACAACCTCGGCATCCGATCCCTCCAGCAACGATAAAGAGCATCATGTTTCAACTTCTTAACGGATGCCAGTATCTTCACACCAACTGGGTTCTGCACCGTGATCTCAAGCCCGCCAACATTATGGTTACTTCATCAGGTGAGGTCAAGATTGGTGACTTGGGTCTCGCACGTCGTTTCGACAAGCCTCTTCATTCACTGTTCAGCGGAGACAAGGTGGTTGTGACAATATGGTACCGCGCACCAGAACTCATTCTTGGATCTTGCCACTATACTCCGGCCATCGACATGTGGGCTATCGGCTGCATCTTTGCTGAGCTCCTGTCTCTGCGACCCATATTTAAGGGCGAGGAAGCCAAGATGGATAGCAAAAAGACGGTACCCTTTCAGCGCAACCAGATGCAAAAGATAATAGAGATCATGGGCGTGCCTACAAAGGACAAATGGCCCCTTCTTCCGACAATGCCCGAATACAACCAACTCAACACCCTCGCCAACACGATGGCCTCATCTCATCACGGTCACCACggccatcatcaccaccctcATCATCACGGCCACTACGGCTCCCGCaaccctcctccacctccaccagGCGGTTCAAACCTCGAAAAGTGGTATTTCAGCACCATCAACCACACCAGCACCCCCGGAGGAGCTCCACCACTTGCCTCTCTAGGTCAAGAGGGCTACAAGTTACTCGCAGGCCTTCTCGAGTACGACCCTTCAAAGCGTCTCACTGCCGCTCAAGCTCTCCAATCGCCATTTTTCTCTACTGGTGATCGTGTCAGCGCGAACTGCTTCGAGGGTTGCAAGAACGAGTACCCTTGCCGACGCGTCAGTCAAGACGACAATGATATCAGGACCAGCAGTCTACCCGGAACAAAGCGCAGCGGATTACCCGATGACACGCTCATGCGGCCAGCCAAGAGGCTGAAGGAGTAG